From the genome of Bacteroides sp. MSB163, one region includes:
- a CDS encoding glutamate decarboxylase, whose amino-acid sequence MEDVNFRKGDAKTEVFGSNRMLQPSPVEKIPDGPTTPEIAYQMVKDETFAQTQPRLNLATFVTTYMDDYATKLMNEAININYIDETEYPRIAVMNGKCINIVANLWNSPEKDTWKTGALAIGSSEACMLGGVAAWLRWRKKRQAQGKPFDKPNFVISTGFQVVWEKFAQLWQIEMREVPLTLDKTTLDPEEALKMCDENTICIVPIQGMTWTGLNDDVEALDKALDAYNAKTGYDIPIHVDAASGGFILPFLYPEKKWDFRLKWVLSISVSGHKFGLVYPGLGWVCWKGKEYLPEEMSFSVNYLGANITQVGLNFSRPAAQILGQYYQFIRLGFQGYKEVQYNSLTIAKYIHDEIAKMEPFVNYSEEVVNPLFIWYMKPEYAKNAKWTLYDLQDKLSQHGWMVPAYTLPSKLEDYVVMRVVVRQGFSRDMADMLLGDIKNAITELEKLDYPTPTRMAQEKNLPVEAKMFNHGGRRHKKAVK is encoded by the coding sequence ATGGAAGATGTAAATTTCAGAAAAGGTGATGCCAAAACAGAAGTGTTTGGATCAAACAGAATGTTGCAACCCTCTCCGGTAGAGAAGATCCCTGACGGACCTACTACTCCCGAGATTGCTTATCAGATGGTAAAAGACGAAACTTTCGCTCAAACTCAACCCCGTCTGAATCTGGCTACATTCGTTACCACTTATATGGACGACTATGCCACCAAGCTGATGAACGAGGCGATCAACATCAACTACATTGACGAAACGGAATATCCCCGTATCGCCGTGATGAACGGAAAATGTATCAACATCGTAGCAAACTTGTGGAACTCTCCTGAAAAGGATACTTGGAAAACAGGTGCGCTGGCCATTGGTTCAAGTGAAGCATGTATGTTGGGCGGTGTGGCAGCTTGGCTGCGTTGGCGTAAAAAACGCCAGGCTCAGGGCAAACCATTCGATAAACCTAATTTCGTTATCTCAACCGGTTTCCAAGTAGTATGGGAAAAGTTCGCTCAGTTGTGGCAGATTGAAATGCGTGAAGTACCTTTGACCCTTGACAAGACTACTCTTGATCCGGAAGAAGCATTAAAAATGTGTGATGAAAACACCATTTGTATCGTACCTATTCAGGGTATGACATGGACCGGACTGAACGATGACGTAGAAGCACTGGACAAAGCTCTCGATGCTTACAACGCCAAGACCGGTTACGATATTCCTATCCATGTAGATGCTGCCAGTGGCGGTTTCATCCTGCCGTTCCTCTATCCTGAAAAGAAGTGGGACTTCCGCTTGAAGTGGGTTCTTTCTATCAGTGTCAGCGGACATAAGTTCGGTCTCGTTTATCCGGGTCTGGGTTGGGTTTGCTGGAAAGGCAAAGAATATCTGCCCGAGGAAATGTCATTCAGCGTAAACTACCTCGGTGCAAACATTACTCAGGTCGGCTTGAACTTCTCCCGTCCTGCTGCTCAAATCCTGGGTCAGTACTACCAATTCATTCGCTTAGGATTCCAGGGATACAAAGAGGTGCAGTATAATTCGCTGACCATTGCGAAGTATATCCATGATGAAATCGCCAAGATGGAACCGTTCGTCAACTATTCAGAAGAAGTGGTGAACCCGTTGTTCATCTGGTACATGAAACCGGAGTACGCCAAGAATGCTAAATGGACGTTGTACGACCTTCAGGATAAACTGTCGCAACACGGTTGGATGGTACCGGCTTATACTCTGCCTTCTAAACTGGAAGACTATGTTGTAATGCGTGTGGTAGTACGCCAGGGCTTCAGCCGCGACATGGCAGACATGTTGCTGGGCGACATCAAGAATGCTATCACCGAACTGGAGAAATTGGATTATCCTACTCCTACCCGCATGGCTCAGGAAAAGAACTTGCCGGTGGAAGCTAAGATGTTCAATCATGGTGGACGCCGCCATAAAAAGGCTGTAAAATAA
- a CDS encoding CusA/CzcA family heavy metal efflux RND transporter, which yields MFDAILRFSVKKKLFVGLTTLFLLIGGIYSMLTLPIDAVPDITNNQVQIVTVSPTLAPQEVEQLITMPVEIAMSNIMNVTEIRSVSRFGLSVVTVVFEESVPTLDARQLVNEQIQSVAGEIPSELGMPEMMPITTGLGEIYQYVLKVEPDYEDKYDAMELRTIQDWIVKRQLSGIPGIVEINSFGGYLKQYEVAVDPDVLFSLNITIGEVFEALNKNNQNTGGSYIEKVNRAYYIRSEGMISRIKDVEQVVVANRNGIPIRISDIGTVRFGAPKRFGAMTMDGKGECVGGIAMMLKGANANVVTGELEKRVEKIQKILPEGVTIEPYLNRSELVNRNISTVIYNLIEGAIIVFLVLIVFLGNVRAGLIVASVIPLAMLFAFILMRIFNVSANLMSLGAIDFGIVVDGSIVILEGILAHIYSKKFKGRTLSAKEMDAEVEKGASSVVRSATFAVFIILIVFFPILTLTGIEGKYFTPMAKTLVFCIIGALFLSLTYVPMMASLFLKHHIVTKPTFADKFFEALNKLYARALSFCLRFKWQTVATAFVALVISLFLFTRLGAEFIPTLDEGDFAMQMTLPAGSSLSESIEVSNEAEKLLMDKLPEIKHVVAKIGTAEVPTDPMAVEDADVMIVMKPFKEWTSATSRAEMVEKMKEALEPLANRAEFNFSQPIQLRFNELMTGAKADIAVKLYGEDTHELYQKAKKAAAFVEKVPGASDVIVEQTMGLPQLVVKYNRGKIARYGINIEELNTIIRTAYAGEASGVVFENERRFDLVVRLDQDKVADLNLDKLFVRSNEGIQIPVSEVATIDLVNGPLQINRDATKRRIVIGVNVRGADIQQVVQDIQKTLDKNIQLKPGYYFEYGGQFENLQNAINTLLVVVPVALMLILLLLFFAFKNVTYTLVVFSTVPLSLIGGILALWLRGLPFSISAGVGFIALFGVAVLNGILMINHFNDIRKETMYALSTRRVIARGTAHLLRPVFLTGLVASLGFVPMAIATSAGAEVQRPLATVVIGGLIVSTVLTLLIIPVFYQIVSYTVVWKRRFSAKKFLFFFLLLAVMLPFTAKAQEKVTMEQAIELAKQNHPRLKIASAAIRQVKAGRGEVLELSPTEMNYSWGQLNGELRKDKQWEVTQGLGSLLTPFYKNALVNRQVETGTFYRQIVEKEVVAEVKRAWAYYLYACNLRALYNDQNKLAGQLQRMGELRYQQGEITLLEKNMTTSMAVDMKNRLFQAQEEEKLALSRLNWVCYADRPLVPVDTALVQFPVDYQAPSFSEVHLNYFQSQANEAKAQLNVERSRFFPELSFGYVRQDILPLKGLNSWMVGVSFPVYFLPRHSKIKQAKVAAVIARTEAETNTQNLYNKVSEAVASLRRQSESLRYYTTSALKEADELVKVANLQLQHSETNITEFIQAVNVARDIRRGYLETVYQYNIAALEYELFK from the coding sequence ATGTTCGACGCTATCCTTCGATTCTCAGTAAAGAAGAAGCTTTTTGTGGGGCTTACCACTTTGTTTCTTTTGATTGGTGGAATTTATTCCATGTTGACACTTCCTATAGATGCTGTTCCGGATATTACAAACAATCAGGTACAGATTGTAACCGTGTCACCAACCTTGGCTCCACAAGAGGTGGAGCAACTAATCACAATGCCCGTGGAAATCGCCATGAGCAATATCATGAATGTCACTGAAATCCGTTCTGTCTCCCGTTTCGGGTTGTCGGTGGTGACGGTAGTCTTTGAAGAGAGTGTACCTACTCTGGATGCCCGCCAGCTGGTGAACGAGCAAATACAGAGTGTGGCCGGTGAGATTCCTTCCGAGTTGGGTATGCCCGAAATGATGCCTATCACCACCGGGCTGGGTGAGATATACCAATATGTATTGAAAGTGGAGCCGGATTATGAAGATAAATATGATGCCATGGAGCTTCGTACCATTCAGGATTGGATTGTGAAACGGCAATTGTCAGGTATTCCAGGAATTGTTGAGATAAACAGTTTCGGAGGCTATCTGAAACAATATGAAGTAGCGGTTGATCCGGATGTACTTTTCTCTCTCAATATCACCATCGGAGAGGTGTTCGAAGCTTTAAATAAGAATAATCAGAATACGGGTGGCAGCTATATCGAGAAAGTAAATCGTGCTTATTATATTCGTTCCGAAGGAATGATAAGCCGCATTAAAGATGTGGAACAGGTAGTAGTAGCTAATCGCAATGGTATTCCTATCCGTATCAGTGACATCGGTACGGTACGCTTCGGAGCACCCAAACGTTTCGGAGCCATGACAATGGACGGCAAGGGCGAATGTGTGGGTGGCATTGCCATGATGCTGAAAGGAGCCAATGCCAATGTCGTAACCGGAGAACTGGAGAAAAGGGTGGAAAAGATACAGAAGATATTGCCGGAAGGTGTTACTATCGAGCCTTATCTGAACCGCTCTGAATTAGTGAACCGCAACATTTCTACTGTTATCTACAATCTGATAGAAGGCGCGATCATCGTATTTCTGGTATTGATTGTTTTTCTGGGCAATGTACGTGCCGGACTGATTGTGGCTTCCGTCATTCCATTAGCAATGTTGTTTGCATTCATTCTGATGCGTATCTTTAATGTTTCTGCCAACCTTATGAGCTTGGGGGCGATAGATTTCGGTATTGTTGTCGATGGCTCCATTGTTATATTGGAAGGTATATTGGCGCATATTTACAGTAAGAAGTTTAAGGGTCGCACTTTATCGGCAAAAGAAATGGATGCGGAAGTAGAGAAAGGTGCTTCGAGTGTGGTACGGTCTGCGACATTTGCTGTATTCATCATTCTGATCGTCTTTTTCCCTATACTGACGTTGACGGGAATAGAAGGGAAGTATTTCACGCCGATGGCTAAAACCCTGGTATTTTGCATTATCGGCGCTCTGTTCTTATCATTGACTTACGTTCCGATGATGGCTTCCCTGTTCCTGAAACATCATATTGTGACAAAACCGACTTTTGCTGATAAATTCTTTGAAGCACTGAATAAACTCTATGCCCGTGCCTTGTCATTCTGCTTGCGCTTTAAGTGGCAGACTGTTGCAACTGCGTTTGTGGCTCTGGTTATTTCTCTCTTTCTTTTCACCCGTCTGGGAGCGGAGTTTATTCCTACGTTGGATGAAGGGGATTTTGCCATGCAGATGACGCTTCCGGCCGGCAGTTCGTTGAGCGAAAGTATCGAAGTATCCAATGAAGCGGAGAAACTCCTGATGGATAAACTCCCGGAAATCAAACATGTGGTAGCTAAAATAGGTACGGCGGAAGTTCCGACAGACCCGATGGCAGTGGAAGATGCCGACGTAATGATTGTCATGAAGCCTTTCAAGGAGTGGACCAGTGCTACCAGTCGTGCCGAAATGGTAGAGAAGATGAAAGAGGCTCTTGAACCGTTAGCTAACCGTGCGGAGTTTAATTTCTCCCAACCTATCCAACTTCGTTTTAATGAGTTGATGACAGGAGCCAAAGCAGATATTGCTGTTAAACTTTATGGAGAAGATACACATGAACTCTATCAGAAGGCAAAAAAAGCTGCTGCTTTTGTAGAAAAGGTACCTGGGGCATCGGATGTGATTGTGGAACAGACAATGGGGTTACCTCAGTTGGTAGTAAAGTATAATCGTGGAAAGATTGCCCGCTATGGTATCAATATAGAAGAATTGAATACTATTATTCGTACAGCCTATGCCGGAGAGGCTAGTGGAGTAGTCTTTGAGAATGAGCGTCGCTTTGACTTGGTGGTTCGTCTGGATCAGGATAAAGTGGCTGATTTGAATCTGGATAAACTCTTTGTCCGTTCCAATGAAGGCATTCAGATACCGGTCAGTGAGGTAGCTACCATTGATTTGGTGAATGGTCCGTTACAGATTAACCGGGATGCAACCAAGCGTCGTATTGTAATCGGGGTCAATGTGCGTGGAGCGGATATTCAGCAGGTGGTGCAGGATATACAAAAGACGCTGGACAAGAATATTCAATTGAAGCCCGGATATTATTTCGAATATGGCGGACAATTTGAGAATTTGCAGAATGCCATCAACACTTTGCTGGTTGTTGTACCGGTAGCTCTGATGCTGATTCTGTTACTATTGTTTTTCGCTTTCAAGAATGTTACTTATACATTGGTGGTGTTCTCTACCGTGCCTCTTTCATTGATTGGCGGTATTCTGGCACTATGGCTACGCGGTCTTCCATTCAGCATTTCGGCGGGAGTAGGCTTCATTGCCCTCTTCGGCGTAGCGGTTCTCAATGGTATTTTAATGATTAATCACTTTAATGACATAAGAAAAGAAACTATGTATGCTCTTTCTACCAGACGGGTGATTGCCCGTGGAACCGCTCATCTGTTGCGGCCTGTTTTCTTGACAGGACTGGTTGCTTCCTTGGGATTTGTTCCTATGGCCATTGCCACCTCGGCCGGCGCCGAAGTGCAGCGTCCGTTGGCTACTGTAGTTATTGGCGGGTTGATTGTATCTACTGTATTGACACTGCTTATTATTCCTGTTTTCTATCAGATTGTAAGCTATACAGTGGTATGGAAACGTCGTTTCTCTGCGAAAAAGTTCTTGTTCTTCTTTCTGTTGTTGGCTGTTATGTTGCCCTTTACGGCGAAAGCTCAGGAGAAAGTGACGATGGAGCAGGCTATAGAACTGGCAAAGCAGAACCATCCCCGGTTGAAAATAGCTTCTGCGGCAATCCGCCAGGTAAAGGCGGGCAGGGGAGAAGTTTTGGAATTGTCTCCTACCGAGATGAACTATTCATGGGGACAACTGAATGGTGAACTTAGAAAAGACAAGCAGTGGGAAGTAACCCAAGGCTTAGGCTCGCTGTTGACTCCTTTTTATAAGAATGCCTTGGTGAACAGGCAGGTTGAAACGGGGACTTTCTACCGGCAGATTGTTGAAAAAGAGGTAGTGGCGGAAGTGAAGCGTGCATGGGCATATTATCTGTATGCCTGCAATCTTCGTGCTTTATACAATGACCAGAACAAATTGGCCGGGCAATTACAGCGTATGGGGGAGTTGCGTTATCAGCAGGGAGAAATAACTTTGCTGGAAAAAAATATGACCACCAGTATGGCTGTGGATATGAAGAATCGCCTTTTTCAGGCACAAGAAGAGGAAAAACTGGCTTTGTCACGCCTGAATTGGGTCTGTTATGCAGACCGGCCATTGGTTCCGGTAGATACGGCATTGGTGCAATTTCCGGTAGATTATCAGGCACCGTCTTTTTCGGAAGTTCACCTGAATTATTTCCAGAGTCAGGCTAATGAGGCTAAAGCACAATTGAATGTGGAGCGAAGCCGATTTTTTCCTGAGCTGTCCTTCGGTTACGTACGTCAGGATATACTTCCACTGAAAGGATTGAATTCGTGGATGGTTGGAGTTTCCTTTCCGGTTTATTTCTTGCCACGGCATAGCAAGATAAAGCAAGCGAAGGTGGCTGCCGTCATAGCAAGAACTGAAGCAGAGACTAATACACAGAATCTATATAACAAGGTTTCGGAAGCTGTTGCCAGCTTGCGCCGCCAGTCCGAAAGTCTGCGCTATTATACAACATCGGCATTGAAAGAAGCGGATGAACTGGTGAAGGTGGCCAACCTGCAGTTGCAACATAGCGAAACGAATATAACTGAATTTATACAAGCCGTTAATGTGGCGCGTGACATTCGTCGCGGATACCTCGAAACGGTATATCAATACAATATAGCAGCCCTTGAATACGAACTTTTTAAATAG
- a CDS encoding MFS transporter — protein MKINTGRGTIPLITLIGIWSISALTSLPGLAVSPILGQLSTTFPDASELDIQMLSSLPSLLIIPFILLAGKLAEKRDFVRLLRAGLWMFAASGVLYLFSTKMWQLIAVSALLGIGAGLIIPLSTGLISRYFTGTYRVKQFGYSSAITNVMLVVATAVTGYLAEVNWHLPFLVYLLPLVAIILTIHLKDENADCEAQITSSDKSPADTSSSAETTVPAIPGKYGIHVRHLLQLMLFYGLTTYIVLIVTFNLPFLMEEHHFSSGNSGMMISLFFLAIMAPGFFLGHVVKYLKEKTKFYSLLCIALGLALIWISPKEWLIIPGCILVGLGYGVIQPLIYDKTVDTAVPQKTTLALAFVMAMNYLAVLLCPFIVDFFQSLFHVRSQEFPFIFNLCITILALIWAYRRKKDFLFGDKL, from the coding sequence ATGAAAATCAATACCGGACGGGGGACTATTCCCTTAATTACGCTTATCGGCATCTGGTCTATCTCTGCATTGACCTCTTTGCCGGGATTGGCTGTTTCTCCTATTCTGGGACAGCTTTCCACCACTTTTCCGGATGCTTCGGAGTTGGACATCCAGATGCTTAGTTCCTTACCTTCGTTATTGATTATACCTTTTATTTTATTGGCGGGCAAGTTGGCCGAGAAACGCGACTTCGTCCGTCTGTTACGCGCGGGGCTCTGGATGTTCGCCGCGAGTGGGGTGCTGTACCTGTTTTCCACAAAAATGTGGCAATTAATAGCTGTCAGCGCCCTGCTGGGAATTGGTGCGGGACTGATTATTCCGCTTTCTACCGGATTGATATCCCGCTATTTCACGGGAACCTACCGGGTGAAACAGTTTGGATACAGTTCCGCTATTACAAATGTTATGCTGGTGGTGGCAACTGCTGTTACCGGTTATCTGGCAGAAGTGAACTGGCATCTGCCTTTCCTGGTCTATTTACTACCTTTGGTAGCCATCATACTCACCATCCATCTGAAAGACGAAAATGCGGATTGTGAAGCACAAATCACGTCATCGGATAAATCTCCTGCTGATACTTCTTCATCGGCAGAAACGACTGTTCCCGCTATCCCCGGTAAGTATGGTATTCATGTCCGTCATCTGCTGCAACTGATGCTTTTCTACGGGCTTACCACTTATATCGTATTGATCGTGACGTTCAACCTTCCGTTCCTGATGGAGGAACATCACTTTTCCAGTGGGAACTCGGGGATGATGATTTCCCTCTTCTTCCTTGCTATCATGGCACCCGGTTTCTTTCTGGGGCATGTTGTAAAGTATCTGAAGGAAAAGACTAAGTTTTACAGTCTGCTGTGTATTGCACTGGGGTTGGCACTGATATGGATTTCTCCCAAAGAATGGCTGATTATACCCGGCTGCATACTGGTGGGATTGGGCTATGGGGTTATCCAACCGTTGATTTATGATAAAACGGTGGATACGGCTGTTCCCCAGAAAACCACGCTGGCATTGGCTTTTGTGATGGCAATGAATTATCTGGCCGTGCTGCTTTGTCCGTTTATCGTAGATTTCTTCCAATCATTGTTTCATGTACGTTCGCAGGAGTTTCCGTTTATCTTTAACCTTTGCATTACGATACTTGCATTGATATGGGCGTATAGGAGGAAGAAAGATTTTCTGTTCGGCGATAAGCTGTAA
- a CDS encoding potassium channel family protein: MKMALSEFALREKGIYGVLHIVILLLSLFLVVSISVDTFKGIPFYTQTVFMKVQFAVCVLFLLDFILEWFLAKHKGRYFATHFVFLLVAIPYQSIISWAGWTFSEEITYLLRFIPLVRGGYALAIVVGWLTYNKASGLFVTYLTTLLATVYFSSLAFYVMEHGANTLVTGYGDALWWAFMDVTTVGSNIIAVTVTGRVLSVLLAALGMMMFPIFTVYVTSLVQKRNQEKQEYYKELQGGDIK; this comes from the coding sequence ATGAAAATGGCTCTTTCAGAATTTGCATTACGAGAGAAGGGAATTTATGGTGTCTTACACATTGTGATTCTGTTACTTTCGTTATTTTTAGTGGTTAGTATTTCAGTAGATACATTCAAGGGTATTCCTTTCTATACTCAGACGGTATTTATGAAGGTTCAGTTTGCCGTGTGCGTATTGTTTTTGCTGGACTTCATTTTGGAGTGGTTTTTAGCAAAGCATAAAGGACGTTATTTTGCCACTCACTTCGTATTTCTTCTGGTAGCCATTCCTTACCAGAGCATTATTTCCTGGGCAGGATGGACGTTTTCAGAAGAAATCACTTACTTATTGCGTTTTATTCCTTTAGTGCGCGGTGGTTATGCGTTGGCCATTGTGGTGGGTTGGCTGACGTATAATAAGGCATCCGGTCTGTTTGTTACTTACCTTACGACTTTGCTTGCTACGGTTTATTTCTCCAGTCTGGCTTTTTATGTTATGGAGCATGGGGCGAATACATTAGTTACAGGCTATGGGGATGCTTTGTGGTGGGCGTTTATGGATGTAACGACGGTTGGTTCCAATATTATTGCTGTGACGGTGACGGGGCGTGTACTGTCGGTTTTACTGGCGGCATTGGGTATGATGATGTTTCCGATATTTACGGTGTATGTGACGAGTCTGGTGCAGAAGAGGAATCAGGAGAAACAAGAATATTATAAGGAGTTGCAGGGAGGAGATATAAAGTAA
- the glsA gene encoding glutaminase A — MDKKISISQLKEVAQEAYEQVKGNTGGKNADYIPYLANIDKNLFGISICLMNGQTINIGDTDYRFGIESVSKVHTAILILRQYGAQKVLDMIGADATGLPFNSIIAILLENDHPSTPLVNAGAISACSMVEPVGNSDKKWEAIVQNITDLCGSAPQLIDELYKSETATNFNNRSIAWLLKNYNRIYDNPDMALDLYTRQCSLGITAGQLAIAAGTIANSGVNPVTKKEVFEASLAPKITSMISTVGFYEHSGDWMYTAGIPAKSGVGGGVMSVLPGVFGAAAFAPPLDEAGNSVKSQLAIKYIMNKLGLGVFNGDHVTIVE, encoded by the coding sequence ATGGATAAAAAGATTTCAATCTCTCAACTAAAAGAGGTTGCCCAGGAAGCCTATGAGCAGGTGAAGGGTAACACCGGGGGAAAAAATGCCGATTACATCCCCTACCTTGCCAACATCGACAAGAATCTGTTCGGCATCAGCATCTGTCTGATGAACGGACAAACTATTAATATAGGTGACACTGACTACCGTTTCGGTATAGAATCTGTGTCCAAAGTGCATACAGCCATCCTTATCCTCCGTCAATACGGAGCACAGAAGGTGCTGGATATGATTGGTGCAGATGCTACAGGATTACCTTTCAACTCAATCATCGCCATCTTACTGGAGAATGATCACCCTTCTACCCCCTTGGTAAATGCAGGTGCCATCTCAGCATGTTCCATGGTTGAGCCTGTGGGTAATTCAGATAAGAAATGGGAAGCTATTGTTCAGAATATTACTGATTTGTGCGGTTCAGCTCCACAATTGATTGATGAGTTGTATAAGTCGGAAACAGCTACGAACTTCAACAACCGCTCTATTGCATGGTTACTGAAGAACTATAACCGCATCTACGATAATCCGGATATGGCACTCGACCTGTACACTCGTCAGTGCTCATTGGGTATCACTGCCGGACAACTGGCGATTGCTGCCGGAACCATCGCCAACAGTGGTGTAAACCCTGTCACCAAGAAAGAAGTGTTTGAAGCTTCATTAGCTCCGAAGATTACTTCCATGATTTCTACCGTAGGCTTCTACGAACATTCAGGTGACTGGATGTACACTGCCGGCATACCTGCCAAGAGCGGTGTAGGTGGTGGAGTTATGTCCGTACTGCCCGGTGTATTCGGTGCAGCTGCATTTGCACCTCCTTTGGACGAAGCAGGGAATTCTGTTAAATCACAACTCGCCATCAAGTATATCATGAACAAATTGGGTTTGGGCGTGTTCAATGGTGACCATGTGACTATTGTAGAATAA